GTGCACACCGCGACCACGGCATGACCGATTTCGTGCGCGATCGTCACGCAGGTCCGCAACACCCGCCAGACCGGCCGGTAGAGCACCACCGCCACGGCTACCGCCGCGGTGGCCAGCACCACCCACACCGGCGGTTGCGGGGATATCGTCGTCAATCGATCCGTTACCGACGACACCGCATCGGCCACCTGAGACTGCTGCACCGCCGTAGGGTAGCGACTCCGCCGGGATTCGGCCCGATGCGCCGGGGTGGCCGGCGGGCGAACGCCTTAGGCTTGCGGTCGAATTGCCGGGATCGGCCCGGCACGCCGCCTCGACGAGGAGATCCAGATGACATCCAGGCCCATCCGCACCGCGCTGCTCGGAACCGTCGTCGCAGCCGCTCTGAGCGCGGGTCTGCTGACCGGATGTTCGGATGTCGAGCGGGCCCTCAACCAAGGTGGTGACACCCCCTGCAAGGACTACGTGAAACAGGATGTCGACACCAAGCGGGTGACCATCACCAAGTTCGTCAAACAGCAGTCGGGCAGCGACCACGAGCCCGCGGGCACGGCGGTCGACGCGAGTATGGCCGCGGCCGACTTCCTGTGCGCCAATCAGCGCAACAGCGATACCCCGATCAAGAACGCGAATTTGACGGGAATCCTGTTCAACCAGCAGTGATACCGGCCGGGCGCCGGTTCGTGCACCGGCGCCCGGCGGTGGCGGGTCAGCGTCCGGGCAGCAGGCGCAGACTGCGGGCCAGGGTCATCAGCGCACCCTGCCACTTCGACTGTGGAAGGCCGAACGGGGCATCGAGATTCATGCCGCGGGTGACCACGACGGTCTGCGGTTCGGTGAACTTCAGCAGTCCGTCGGGACCGTGCCGCCGGCCCACGCCGGAGATACCCATACCGCCCATCGGCGCACCGGTGGTCCCCCAGGCCGGGGCGTAGCCCTCGTCGACACAGACGGTTCCGGTGCGCAGCCGGGCGGCGATGGCCTCGCCCTCGGCGGCACTGGCCGCCCACACGCTGGCGTTGAGACCGTATTCGGTGTCGTTGGCCCGCGCGATCGCCTCTTCGGCGTCGGCCACCGGATAGATCGATACCAGTGGGCCGAAGGTCTCGTTGCGGCCGCATTCCATCTCGTCGGTGACCTGGGTCAGCACCGTCGGTTCGAAGAACAGCGGCCCGAGGTCGGGACGGGCGTTACCGCCGACGAGGACCTCGGCGCCCTTGGAGGTGGCATCGGCGACGTGTTTGGTGACCGTCTCCAGCTGGGCCGGTGAGATCAGGCTGCCGATATCGGCCGAGAAGTCGTAGGCGGCACCGAGTTTCGCCGCCCGGACCGCCGCGACGAACTTCTCGGTGAACTCGGCCGCGATCGACCGCTCGACATAGATGCGTTCGATCGAGATGCACAGCTGCCCCGCGTTGGAGAAACAGGCGCGCACCGCGGCCTTGGCGACCTTGCCCAGGTCGGCGCCCCTGGTGACGATCATGGGGTTCTTACCACCGAGTTCGGCGGAGAAGCCGATCAACCGCTTACCGCACTGCTGCGCCAGGGTGCTGCCGGTCGCCGAGGAACCTGTGAACATCAGGTAGTCGCACTGCTCGACGATCGCGGTGCCGACCACGGTGCCCGGACCGGTGACCACCTGCAGTAGATCGCGCGGCACTCCCGCACGCGACAGCAGTTCCACATTCGCCAGCGACGAGTACGGAGTCTGGCTGTCGGGTTTGACGATGACCGCGTTCCCGGCGAGCAGCGCCGGGATCGAATCGCCGATCGACAGCAGCATCGGATAGTTCCAGGGCGCGATCACGCCGACCACACCCTTGGGCTGGCTACGCACCCGGGCCTTGTTCAACACGGGGAACGCGCCGGGCACCGAATGCGGCGCCAGCAGACCGGGCGCGACACGGGAGAAGTAGCGGGCCGCGAACATCAGGCCCATGATCTCTTCCTGCGCCGCCCAGCGGGCCTTTCCGGTTTCCGCTTGGATCACGTCCATGAGGTATTCACGTTCGGCGACCACCAGTGCCCGGTAGCGCTCCAGGACCGCCGCCCGCTCGGCCGGTGGGCGTGCGGCCCATTCGGCTTGCGCCGCACGCGCTCTGGTGAACGCGGCGCTCACATCCTCGGCGGTGCCGACCGGCACCTCACCCAGCGGCCGTCCGGTGAACGTCTCGGCGATGGTCTTGTTCGCGTGCTCGGTGGAACCGTCGACGGACGCGAACGCCCGCAGACGCTCGAATACCGCAGCTTCCGGCACGGGCATCGTCGCCTCCTACTTGTGAGTAACCTTCGGATACACATAATCTACCGCGCCCGCCGCTCGGATCCGACCGCCATTCATCGGCGACTTCTCACTGTCGGGACCTGCTGCGATCACGTGTCGACCCTCGGCTCGGGCACGCCCGGCGGATCGGTCACATCTGGCGCGGCAGCAGCTCCCGGACCAGCTGTTCCACGCGCAACCGGATCTCGTCGCGGATCCGGCGCACGGCGTCGAGGCCCTGTCCGGCGGGGTCGGCGAGCGTCCAGTCGCGATAGTCGACGCCGGGGAAATAGGGGCAGCTGTCACCGCATCCCATCCTGATCACGACATCGCTGGTGTGCACGGTATCGGGGGTGAGGATCTTCGGGGTCTGCGCGGTGATGTCGACCCCGACCTCACCCATGGCCTCGACCACGACCGGATTGGTCGTCGCGGCGGGCGCGGTCCCGGCGGACCGGACATCGATGCGATCGCCGGCGAGCTGGGCGAGGAAGCCCTGCGCCATCTGCGACCGGCCCGCGTTGTGTACGCAGACGAACAACACACTCGGTACGGCGGTCATTGCCGCGCAACCCCTTTCCCGGCAGGCGCGGCGGCGGGCGCCCCCCGGAAGCGCGGGCGCAGCGCGAGGGAGACATAGACGAGACCGACCAGCACCGGAACTTCGATCAACGGGCCGACGACACCGGCGAGGGCCTGGCCGGAGCCGGCGCCGTAGGTCGCGATCGCGACGGCGATGGCGAGTTCGAAGTTGTTGCCCGCGGCGGTGAACGCCAGCGTGGTGGTGCGCTCGTAACCGAGGCCGGCCAGGCGACCGTAGAGGTAACCGCCACCCCACATGATCGCGAAATAGGCCAGCAGCGGCACCGCGATCCGCACGACATCCCAGGGGCGGGCGGTGATCTGGCGGCCTTGCAGGGCGAACAGGATCACGATCGTGAACAGCAGGCCGTACAGCGCCCACGGACCGATACGCGGCAACACGGTCCGCTCGTAGACGTCGCGACCGCGTGCCTTTTCACCGATTCGGCGTGTGAGGAAACCCGCGACGAGCGGCAGACCCAGGAAGATCAGCACCGATTTCGCGATCTGCCAGGGTGAGGTCTCGATGGCGGTCTGCTCGAGGCCGAGCCACCCCGGCAGGACCGAGAGGTAGAACCAGCCGAGGACGGCGAACATGACGACCTGGAACAGCGAGTTCAACGCGACCAGCACGGCGGCGGCTTCACGGTCGCCGCAGGCGAGGTCGTTCCAGATGATCACCATGGCAATGCATCTGGCGAGACCGACGATGATCAGGCCGGTCCGATACTCGGGCAGATCCGGGAGCAGCAGCCAGGCCAGAGTGAACATCAGGGCCGGCCCGGCCAGCCAGTTCAGGACAAGGGAGCCCACGAGCAGCCGGCGGTCGCCGGTGACGGCACCGAGGCGGTCGTAGCGGACCTTGGCCAGCACCGGATACATCATCACCAGCAGTCCGATCGCGATCGGCAGCGAGATCCCGTCGACTTCGACCGCGGACAGACCGTCCCCGAGACCGGGGATCAGGCGCCCGAGCAGCAGACCGGCGGCCATGGCGACGCCGATCCAGATCGGCAGCCACCGGTCCAGCGTCGACAGCTTCGCGACCACCGCGGGGTGATCGGCGCGTTCGGTGGCCGTCACGCCGGCACCTTCGCACCGGCCTGGCGGCCCAGCACCAGCGACAGTCGCTCCAGGGCCTCGGGAACGACGCGGTAGTAGACCCAGGAAGCGCGGCGTTCGCTGGTGACCAGACCGGTCTCGCGCAGGATTTTGAGGTGATGGGAGATGGTCGGCTGGGTGACATCGAGCCCGTCGGAGACATCGCACACACAGGCTTCACCACCGGCGCGGGCCGCGATCGCCGACAGCACCCGCAACCGGACCGGGTCGGCGAGGGCCTTGAACATCGCCGCCAACTCGCCCGCTTCCGCGCCGGTCAGCGTGCGCCCCACCGTAGGGGTGGGCTCGCAGCCGATCGGCGCGGCCAACGGCGCCTCTGGTTTAGACATTCATCGATATTGACCGATGTCGATACCGGAGGGCAAGCGAACGTCCGGTGAACACGCCCGCCACGACGGTGGGGTCAGTGGCAGCAGGTGGCGCCGGTGGCGATCGCCTCGCTCTTCGCTTCGGGCGCGCAGCAGGCGGCCGATTCCGCGGCGGGTTCGGCCGGAGCCGTGTCGCCGGCGCCACAGCAGGCCTGCGCGGCTTCGGCGGCGGTGGCGAATTCCGGTGCGGCGCCGAAGTTCTCGGTGTCGGCGAGGACGGTGTAGACCTCCCATTTCTCGGCGTCGGGTCCGGTGACCCACACCTTGTCCTGGGTGGCGAAACAACATGTGGTCGCGATCTGCTCCTCGGTGAACAGTCCCGCTTCCGAGAGACGGGCGATCTCGACGTGGACCTGTTCGGAGGTCTCGACCTCGACACCGAGGTGGTTGATCGTGCCGCCACGACCGGCGTTCTCGAGCAGGACCAGCTTCAACGGCGGCTGCTCGATGGCGAAGTTGGCGTAGCCGGGCTTGCGCTTGGCGGGTTCGGCATCGAACAAGGCCGAGTAGAAGGCGATCGCTCGTTCCAGGTCGTCGACATTGAGGGCGAGCTGCACGCGAGACATGAGAACCTCCAGGATGAGACATATATCGAAAAACTGGGCACGGCCGAGTTTGCCACCTTTTCGACATATGTCAAACTTTTGGATACCATGGCCGACATGCCCAAGGCTCTGCCCGTGATCGACATGTCCGCCCCGGTGTGCTGTGCGCCGGTGGCGGCCGGACCGGTCGACGACGCCGCCGCGCTCGAGGTCGCGCTGCGCCTCAAGGCGCTCGCCGATCCGGTGCGGGTCAAACTCATGTCCCTGCTGCTCGCCGGGGCGTCCGAGGGCCAGAAGGGCAGTGACCTGGCCGCGGTTGTCGGACTGTCGGAATCGACCGTCAGCCATCACCTCGGTCAGCTGCGCAGGGCCGGTCTCGTCGACGCCGAGCGAACGGGGATGACAGTGGTCCATCGCGCGCGACGCGACGCGTTGGCGGCGCTCTGCTTCGTCCTGGATCCCGACTGCTGCCGCTGAATCGGTTCACCGCCCACGGGACGCGCCGACGGTCTGTGCTTGTCTGTCCGCTGTGATGGCGAAACTTCTCCGGGACGGCGCCTACGTATTCGCGTGGCTCGCCACTGTCGCCGGGATTGCCGGAATCGCGGTGCATTTCAGCCGTTCCGGATCCCGCTGGCCGATCCTGGCGGCGTCGGTGGCGCCGTACCTGATGTGTGCCGCGCCGGCCGGGGCCGTGGCGTTCCTGGCAGGACGGCGCTGGATCCACGCGGGGGTCGCGGTGGCCGTCTCCGCGGCTGCGGTGTGGACCCAAATTCCGCTCTACACCGGTCACGGCGACGCCGACGGGCGCGCCGTCCTGGTGATGCAGGCGAATCTGTTGTTCGACGGGGCGGATCCGCACGCGCTGGTCGAGCAGGTGCGGTCGCGGCATATCGAGATACTCACGGTCGACGAGCTCACCGCCGCGGCGGTCACCGAACTCGGTCGCGCGGGCCTCGATCAGCTACTGCCCTACCGGCACCTCTCCCCCGGCCGGACCGCGACGGGGACCGGCATCTGGAGCAGCTATCCACTGTCGGACCCTGCCGAATACGACGGATTCGTACTGAACCAGCTCTCCGCGACCGTCACCGTCCCCGACGCCGGACCGGTGACGGTGTACGCATTCCATCCGGTGCCGCCGGTCTACAGCGCGAGCGTGTGGGCCGACGAATTGTCCCGGCTGGGAGCAATTCTCGACCGCTCGCCGGCGGATCGCCCGGTGATCGCCGGCGGCGACTTCAACGCCACCTACGATCACCGGCAGTTCCGCGCCCTGCTGACGGGACGATTCGGCGACGCCGCCGAGCAGGCCGGTGCCGGACCACTGGTCACCTATCCGACCGACAAGCCGTACCCGCCCCTGGTCGGCATCGACCACATCCTGATCGCCGAGGGGAATGCCGCCGAGGTGGCGACGGTATCGCTGCCCGGTTCGGACCATCGCGCCCTCGTCGCACGGATTCACCTGAACAGCCCGGGCCCCGAGCGGTAGAGCCCGCGCGCCGACGGTGCGATGATGGCAGGGCGCGGGGTTCGGTTCGGGTGACAGCAGGCAATCCGGAGGCGGCGATGGCGGCGAGACGGACTCGTGAACGTGCCGGCGTCGACCACGCCGCCGACGACCACACCCCGCGAATCGGCGCGTGGGGATTCGTCGCCCGATTCGGAATCATCAGTTTGCTGGCGGATTTCGTCTACGAGGGCGCCCGGTCGATCACCGGGCCACTGCTCGGCTCCCTGGGAGCGAGCGGTTTCGTCGTCGGACTGGTCACCGGAATCGGCGAGGCGGCGGCGCTGGGGCTGCGCCTGGTATCGGGCCCGCTCACCGATCGGACGCGGCGATTCTGGGCGTGGACGGTCTCCGGATATGTCCTGACCCTGCTGAGCGTGCCGCTCCTGGGTGTCGCCGGGGTGCTGTGGGTGGCGTGCGCCCTGGTGATCGCCGAACGGGTGGGCAAAGCGGTGCGCAGCCCGGCCAAGGACACCCTGCTGTCCCATGCCACCGCGGTGACCGGGCGGGGTCGCGGTTTCGCCGTCCACGAGGCCCTCGACCAGATCGGCGCGGTCGCCGGTCCACTCACCGTCGCGGCCGTACTGGCGATCACCGAAACCGACTACACACCCGCGCTGATCATGCTCGCGATCCCCGGAGCCGCCGCACTTGTGCTGCTGGCGCGGATCCGGCACCAGGTGCCCGATCCGTCCCGATACGAACCGTCCGAACGCCCGGCCCCTCGTCCGGCGAAAACGCCGCTACCGCCGCAGTTCTGGCTCTACTGCCTGTTCACCGCCGTCTGCATGCTCGGCGCGACCACCTACGGCGTGCTCTCGTTGCACATGGTCGCCGCCGGAGTCCTGAGCACGGCGGCGGTACCGGTTGTCTACGCCGCCGCGATGGGCGCCGATGCGGTCGCCGCCCTCACCTCCGGCTGGCTCTACGATCGGATCGGCTCCAGAACGCTACTGCTACTGCCGATTTCGACCGCGCTCGTGCCGATCTTCGGATTCACCGGCGGGCTCGGCCCGGTCCTGGCGGGCGCGTTGCTGTGGGGTGCGACGGTCGGCGTCCAGGAGTCGACGTTGCGCGCGATGGTCGCCGATCTGGTACCCGGCGACCGCCGCGCCACCGCCTACGGCACCTACGCCGCGGTTCTCGGCGCGGCCACCGCCGCGGGCGGCGCGATCACGGGATTCCTGTCGGACACATCGTATTCCGCATTGGTCGTCACCGTCGTAACGATCGAATGTGCGGCGCTGCTCATCATGGCCGCACTCACGACACGCCGACGGCGGCCGACACGCCGGTAACCTATCCCTGTGCCGCACATCGCATTTCGGCACAGCTATATGTCCGGTCGGTCAAACGTGTGACTTGCCACAAAGACCTCGCCCTCGTCTCACTGGACACATGTACGGATTCGCCTCCCACCTGCGAACTCATATCGCACTACGAAAGTCAATATAAGTCCCACTGAGCGGTATCCGACCTGAAGTTTGAAACATCGCCAGTTATGTTGTGCCGATGTTGAGAGCGAGGCTCGGAATCCGGACCCGCATCCTGGCCATCGCCGTGGTTCCAAGCCTGGCGTTGCTCGGAATCGGTGTGGGGACAGCGAGTTATCTGGTTCGGGAGGGGCAACACGCGAAGGACTGGGCATCGATCCTGGCCAATGCCAATGTCCACACTCGCGAAATGATCGCCGCGGTCGAGCAGGAACGCATGCTGTCGCTGTGGCAGCTCTCCGGCCAGCACAACGATCCGGGCGCCCTCGTCGCCGCGCGGACCCGGCTCGACAACGCGCTACAAGCGTTGGCCTCCACCGAAACCCAGCTGATGGCCAGCGACGACGCCGGACGAATGGGCTCCGACACCGGCGGCTTCGAAACGCTGAAGAAGTCGCTGCCCGCCATCCGCGGCGGCATCGACGCGGGCGCCCTTCCCATTCCCGACACCTACGCGATCTACAACCGGATCCTGGACGCGGTCGTTCTCGGGACCAATATCGTCATCCCCACCGCACCCGATGCGGCCGTCGCCCAGCAACTTTCCGGCGGTCTGCGCACCCTGCACGCGATGGAGGGCATGTCGCGCAGCGCGGCCCTCACCGCCGCCGAACTCAACGGCCAGATCCTCGCCGGCCCGCTCCGCGAGGACTACCGCAACCTGGTCGGCTACTACCGCACCGAGATCCCGCAGCTGGCCGGTGAACTCAGCGGACCGCCCGCCGACAAGATCAAGGCCGTCCTCGCCTCCCCCATCTGGCAGCAGCTGGCCGCGATGGAGGACTACCTCATCCAGCCGCCGGCGCCGAACAAGGCCGGTGAGATCCCCCCGCCGCCCATGAGTTTCGCCGACTGGCGCGCCGCCGCCGAACAACTCGGCGATCAGTTGCTCGCCGCCTGGCAGTACCAGAACGATCACGCCAACCAGACCGCCGTGCGCGACGGTGAGCGCACCGCGACCAACTCGCTGTGGGCGGGGGCGGGGGTCATGGCGATCGCGATTCTGGCCTTCCTGCTGTCACTGTGGCTGGCCAACCGCCTGATCGGCCGGCTCAAACGACTGCGCACCGAAACCCTCGCCCTGGCCGAGGTCCGGTTGCCCGAGACCATGCGCCGGCTGGGCGAAGGCGAGAACATCGACGCCGAAACCGAGGCCGCCCGGCTGGATTTCGGGCACGACGAGATCGGCTCGGTCGCCAAGGCGTTCAACCGTGCCCACACTGCGGCGGTGGCGGCGGCGGTCACCGAGGCCCGCACCCGCGAGGGCGTGCGCGCGGTCTTCCTCAACATCGCCCACCGCAGCCAGATCGTGGTGCACCGCCAGCTCGAGATCCTCGACGAAGCCGAACGGCGGCAAGAGGATCCCACGCTGCTCGAGACCTTCTTCCGGCTCGACCACCTGGCCACTCGCGAACGCCGCAACGCCGAGAATCTGATCATCCTCGGCGGCGGCGAACCCGGCCGGCAGTGGCGGCGCCCGGTTCCGCTGGTCGAGCTGGTCCGCAGCGCCATCGGTGAAACCCTCGACTACGCGCGGGTGCGCGCGCACCGCATGCCGCAGGTGTTCATCGTCGGCAACGTGGTAGCCGACCTCATCCACCTGCTCGCCGAACTGGTCGACAACGCCACCTCGTTCTCCCCACCACAGTCACGGGTCGAGGTCAACGGCAATGTGGTCGGCAAGGGCGTGGCCCTCGAGATCAGCGATCAGGGCATGGGCATGCCCGCCGACGAACTCGAACGCGCCAACGAGATGCTGCGCAATCCACCGGATTTCGGGGTCGCGACGCTGTCCGCGAATTCCCGCCTCGGCCT
The genomic region above belongs to Nocardia spumae and contains:
- a CDS encoding succinic semialdehyde dehydrogenase, translating into MPVPEAAVFERLRAFASVDGSTEHANKTIAETFTGRPLGEVPVGTAEDVSAAFTRARAAQAEWAARPPAERAAVLERYRALVVAEREYLMDVIQAETGKARWAAQEEIMGLMFAARYFSRVAPGLLAPHSVPGAFPVLNKARVRSQPKGVVGVIAPWNYPMLLSIGDSIPALLAGNAVIVKPDSQTPYSSLANVELLSRAGVPRDLLQVVTGPGTVVGTAIVEQCDYLMFTGSSATGSTLAQQCGKRLIGFSAELGGKNPMIVTRGADLGKVAKAAVRACFSNAGQLCISIERIYVERSIAAEFTEKFVAAVRAAKLGAAYDFSADIGSLISPAQLETVTKHVADATSKGAEVLVGGNARPDLGPLFFEPTVLTQVTDEMECGRNETFGPLVSIYPVADAEEAIARANDTEYGLNASVWAASAAEGEAIAARLRTGTVCVDEGYAPAWGTTGAPMGGMGISGVGRRHGPDGLLKFTEPQTVVVTRGMNLDAPFGLPQSKWQGALMTLARSLRLLPGR
- a CDS encoding arsenate reductase ArsC, coding for MTAVPSVLFVCVHNAGRSQMAQGFLAQLAGDRIDVRSAGTAPAATTNPVVVEAMGEVGVDITAQTPKILTPDTVHTSDVVIRMGCGDSCPYFPGVDYRDWTLADPAGQGLDAVRRIRDEIRLRVEQLVRELLPRQM
- the arsB gene encoding ACR3 family arsenite efflux transporter; this translates as MTATERADHPAVVAKLSTLDRWLPIWIGVAMAAGLLLGRLIPGLGDGLSAVEVDGISLPIAIGLLVMMYPVLAKVRYDRLGAVTGDRRLLVGSLVLNWLAGPALMFTLAWLLLPDLPEYRTGLIIVGLARCIAMVIIWNDLACGDREAAAVLVALNSLFQVVMFAVLGWFYLSVLPGWLGLEQTAIETSPWQIAKSVLIFLGLPLVAGFLTRRIGEKARGRDVYERTVLPRIGPWALYGLLFTIVILFALQGRQITARPWDVVRIAVPLLAYFAIMWGGGYLYGRLAGLGYERTTTLAFTAAGNNFELAIAVAIATYGAGSGQALAGVVGPLIEVPVLVGLVYVSLALRPRFRGAPAAAPAGKGVARQ
- a CDS encoding ArsR/SmtB family transcription factor encodes the protein MSKPEAPLAAPIGCEPTPTVGRTLTGAEAGELAAMFKALADPVRLRVLSAIAARAGGEACVCDVSDGLDVTQPTISHHLKILRETGLVTSERRASWVYYRVVPEALERLSLVLGRQAGAKVPA
- a CDS encoding ArsI/CadI family heavy metal resistance metalloenzyme — translated: MSRVQLALNVDDLERAIAFYSALFDAEPAKRKPGYANFAIEQPPLKLVLLENAGRGGTINHLGVEVETSEQVHVEIARLSEAGLFTEEQIATTCCFATQDKVWVTGPDAEKWEVYTVLADTENFGAAPEFATAAEAAQACCGAGDTAPAEPAAESAACCAPEAKSEAIATGATCCH
- a CDS encoding Rv2640c family ArsR-like transcriptional regulator; translation: MPKALPVIDMSAPVCCAPVAAGPVDDAAALEVALRLKALADPVRVKLMSLLLAGASEGQKGSDLAAVVGLSESTVSHHLGQLRRAGLVDAERTGMTVVHRARRDALAALCFVLDPDCCR
- a CDS encoding endonuclease/exonuclease/phosphatase family protein codes for the protein MAKLLRDGAYVFAWLATVAGIAGIAVHFSRSGSRWPILAASVAPYLMCAAPAGAVAFLAGRRWIHAGVAVAVSAAAVWTQIPLYTGHGDADGRAVLVMQANLLFDGADPHALVEQVRSRHIEILTVDELTAAAVTELGRAGLDQLLPYRHLSPGRTATGTGIWSSYPLSDPAEYDGFVLNQLSATVTVPDAGPVTVYAFHPVPPVYSASVWADELSRLGAILDRSPADRPVIAGGDFNATYDHRQFRALLTGRFGDAAEQAGAGPLVTYPTDKPYPPLVGIDHILIAEGNAAEVATVSLPGSDHRALVARIHLNSPGPER
- a CDS encoding MFS transporter encodes the protein MAARRTRERAGVDHAADDHTPRIGAWGFVARFGIISLLADFVYEGARSITGPLLGSLGASGFVVGLVTGIGEAAALGLRLVSGPLTDRTRRFWAWTVSGYVLTLLSVPLLGVAGVLWVACALVIAERVGKAVRSPAKDTLLSHATAVTGRGRGFAVHEALDQIGAVAGPLTVAAVLAITETDYTPALIMLAIPGAAALVLLARIRHQVPDPSRYEPSERPAPRPAKTPLPPQFWLYCLFTAVCMLGATTYGVLSLHMVAAGVLSTAAVPVVYAAAMGADAVAALTSGWLYDRIGSRTLLLLPISTALVPIFGFTGGLGPVLAGALLWGATVGVQESTLRAMVADLVPGDRRATAYGTYAAVLGAATAAGGAITGFLSDTSYSALVVTVVTIECAALLIMAALTTRRRRPTRR
- a CDS encoding sensor histidine kinase; translation: MLRARLGIRTRILAIAVVPSLALLGIGVGTASYLVREGQHAKDWASILANANVHTREMIAAVEQERMLSLWQLSGQHNDPGALVAARTRLDNALQALASTETQLMASDDAGRMGSDTGGFETLKKSLPAIRGGIDAGALPIPDTYAIYNRILDAVVLGTNIVIPTAPDAAVAQQLSGGLRTLHAMEGMSRSAALTAAELNGQILAGPLREDYRNLVGYYRTEIPQLAGELSGPPADKIKAVLASPIWQQLAAMEDYLIQPPAPNKAGEIPPPPMSFADWRAAAEQLGDQLLAAWQYQNDHANQTAVRDGERTATNSLWAGAGVMAIAILAFLLSLWLANRLIGRLKRLRTETLALAEVRLPETMRRLGEGENIDAETEAARLDFGHDEIGSVAKAFNRAHTAAVAAAVTEARTREGVRAVFLNIAHRSQIVVHRQLEILDEAERRQEDPTLLETFFRLDHLATRERRNAENLIILGGGEPGRQWRRPVPLVELVRSAIGETLDYARVRAHRMPQVFIVGNVVADLIHLLAELVDNATSFSPPQSRVEVNGNVVGKGVALEISDQGMGMPADELERANEMLRNPPDFGVATLSANSRLGLFVVAQLGARHGITVRLSESDYGGIRAIVLIPTAVVAAEAPVADHLPERFAGRRPEPIMTGEMPAISAGESTSAATGLATLSRPQSWSDFPRTDTVPRTDPPGGYETPDREEPGGRYEPRHELPAPTDQPGRRTPQRPSYTGSDARPPLPRRRRQASLAPELAHDPQPEDAAPQRPRSAEQARDLMSAIENGTRQGRRSQSQPGYSSPDEQEGEGDYFPRR